The following proteins are co-located in the Desulfonatronum thiodismutans genome:
- a CDS encoding ABC transporter ATP-binding protein, whose amino-acid sequence MTQVDSSLGALSDVALDPSSGTATGPLSDVPLIRLEGLSKSFGPVRANHDISFEIRPGRILALLGENGAGKSTLMSMLAGRLKPDAGRIFLRGEEMRFDSSKDSIAAGIGMVYQNFMLVNRMTVAENVLLGQERRFWISPKVMEREVGELARRFNLPIDPGAGIWELSMGERQLVEILKLLYRQSQVLIFDEPTAVLTPVEAAHLFEALENMARQGKSIIFISHKLEEVIAVADEVAVLRRGELVGHWDAKEIQSKEELANRMIGRTVSLDIEKACCTPGEPVLRVEHLTGPRLDDVSLVVRQGEIMALVGVAGNGQKELVETVAGLRPPGAGRVEILGADWKSFFANPAWKESLSYIPEDRLGVAVCREMTLTENFLLTTRQGFCRGPWLRRKLARKTVVEKVAEFNVQPGRPDMLAGRLSGGNLQKLVLAREFFRASRLIVAEQPTQGLDISSTEEVWQQLLQARDHAGILLVTGDLREAMTLADRIAVIFRGKIMDDFPVDDQERMKRIGLLMAGSG is encoded by the coding sequence ATGACCCAGGTTGACTCATCCCTTGGCGCACTTTCCGACGTCGCGCTTGATCCGTCCTCCGGTACGGCGACCGGTCCTCTATCCGACGTTCCCTTGATCCGTCTGGAAGGGCTTTCCAAGTCCTTCGGCCCGGTGCGGGCCAACCACGACATCAGCTTCGAAATCCGGCCTGGTCGGATTCTGGCCTTGCTGGGCGAAAACGGGGCCGGGAAGAGCACTTTGATGAGCATGCTTGCCGGACGGCTCAAGCCGGACGCAGGCCGGATATTTCTGCGCGGCGAAGAGATGCGCTTTGATTCGTCCAAGGACTCCATCGCCGCGGGAATCGGTATGGTCTATCAGAACTTCATGCTGGTGAACCGGATGACCGTGGCCGAGAACGTGCTCCTGGGCCAGGAGAGGCGGTTCTGGATCTCCCCCAAAGTCATGGAGCGTGAAGTGGGCGAGCTTGCCCGGCGCTTCAATCTGCCCATCGATCCAGGGGCCGGGATCTGGGAACTGTCCATGGGTGAGCGGCAGCTGGTGGAGATTCTCAAACTGCTGTACCGCCAAAGCCAGGTGCTGATCTTCGACGAACCCACGGCAGTACTGACCCCTGTGGAAGCCGCGCACCTGTTCGAGGCCCTGGAAAACATGGCCAGGCAGGGCAAGTCGATCATCTTCATCAGCCACAAGCTGGAGGAGGTCATTGCCGTGGCCGATGAGGTGGCCGTGTTGCGCCGCGGCGAACTGGTGGGGCACTGGGACGCGAAGGAAATCCAGTCTAAGGAAGAGTTGGCCAATCGGATGATCGGGCGCACGGTGTCCCTGGACATCGAAAAAGCATGCTGCACGCCCGGAGAACCCGTCCTGCGGGTCGAACACCTCACCGGCCCGCGCCTGGACGACGTCAGCCTGGTAGTCCGCCAAGGCGAGATCATGGCCCTGGTGGGGGTGGCCGGCAACGGCCAGAAGGAACTGGTGGAAACCGTGGCTGGACTGCGGCCGCCGGGAGCCGGGCGGGTGGAGATTCTGGGCGCGGACTGGAAGTCCTTTTTCGCCAACCCTGCCTGGAAGGAGTCCCTGAGCTATATTCCCGAGGATCGCCTGGGAGTGGCCGTGTGTCGGGAAATGACCCTGACGGAAAATTTTTTGCTGACCACCCGCCAGGGCTTCTGCCGGGGCCCCTGGCTACGCCGTAAGCTGGCCCGGAAAACCGTGGTTGAGAAGGTCGCGGAATTCAACGTCCAGCCGGGCCGCCCGGACATGCTCGCCGGCCGGCTGTCCGGCGGCAATCTTCAAAAGCTGGTCCTGGCCCGGGAATTCTTCCGCGCTTCCCGGCTGATCGTGGCCGAGCAACCCACCCAAGGGCTGGACATCTCCTCCACTGAAGAGGTCTGGCAACAACTGCTTCAGGCCCGGGACCACGCCGGAATCCTTCTGGTCACCGGAGACCTGCGCGAAGCCATGACCCTGGCCGACCGGATAGCCGTGATCTTCCGGGGCAAGATCATGGACGACTTCCCGGTGGACGACCAGGAGCGGATGAAGCGGATCGGGCTGCTGATGGCCGGGTCGGGGTAG
- a CDS encoding ABC transporter permease, whose amino-acid sequence MPIELLIPLLAAAVQSGTPILYATLGEMITERSGVLNLGVEGMMMVGALSAFWISLVTGSPWLGFLMGGVCASMLAAVHALVCLGFQGNQVVSGLALTIFGAGLANYLGTPLVGTQGIGFSKFSLPVLADIPVLGPILFSHDVLVYLSFGLPVLIWAFFRHTRLGLHLRSVGENPVAAATAGLNVVGLRWLGVTLGGFLVGLGGAYLSLAYIHLWTNGLTAGRGWIAVALVIFSFWRPGRAVFGAYLFGGVMAFQLRLQAMGTDIPSSILMMLPYALTILVLIASTMTGRGGEAPAALGVNMEPEE is encoded by the coding sequence ATGCCCATTGAACTGCTCATTCCGCTGCTGGCCGCTGCCGTGCAGTCCGGGACCCCGATTCTTTACGCCACCCTGGGCGAGATGATTACGGAGAGGTCCGGGGTGCTCAATCTGGGCGTGGAAGGGATGATGATGGTTGGGGCGTTGTCCGCGTTTTGGATCAGCCTGGTCACGGGCAGCCCGTGGTTGGGATTCCTGATGGGCGGAGTCTGCGCCTCGATGCTGGCCGCGGTGCATGCCCTGGTTTGCCTGGGCTTTCAGGGCAACCAGGTGGTTTCCGGGCTGGCTCTGACCATTTTCGGCGCGGGCTTGGCCAATTACCTGGGCACGCCGTTGGTGGGAACCCAGGGGATTGGTTTTTCGAAGTTTTCCCTGCCCGTGCTGGCGGACATTCCGGTGCTGGGGCCGATCCTGTTTTCCCATGACGTGCTGGTCTACCTGTCCTTCGGCCTGCCGGTGCTGATCTGGGCCTTTTTCCGGCATACCCGACTGGGCCTGCACCTGCGTTCCGTGGGGGAGAACCCCGTGGCCGCGGCCACGGCCGGGCTGAACGTGGTCGGCCTGCGCTGGCTGGGAGTGACCCTGGGCGGCTTTCTGGTGGGCCTTGGAGGAGCGTACCTCTCCCTGGCCTACATCCACCTCTGGACCAACGGCCTGACCGCGGGCCGGGGCTGGATCGCCGTGGCCCTGGTCATCTTTTCCTTCTGGCGCCCGGGCCGAGCCGTGTTCGGGGCTTATCTCTTCGGCGGAGTGATGGCCTTTCAGCTCCGCTTGCAGGCCATGGGCACGGACATTCCCTCCTCGATCCTGATGATGCTTCCCTACGCCCTGACCATCCTGGTGCTCATCGCCTCGACCATGACCGGTCGCGGCGGCGAGGCGCCCGCGGCCTTGGGCGTGAACATGGAACCTGAAGAGTAG
- a CDS encoding ABC transporter permease codes for MRLIRVVKRTEPLGWGSVLVFFAALALSLALACAALAVQGVAPLRALGLLWEGGFGSVWSLEDSLRKAIPIYLCALGVSFTFRMQIWNIGAEGQFALGAIGAAWAVLTFPHLPAPVLLPLMMLCAGTAGALWALIPAFTKVRLGVNEIISTLMLNYIGILFLNYLVYGPWKDPAGRNFPMTMEYPSAAQIGMLGGTRLHWGLVLCVVLSVLAWLFLNKTRLGYEIRASGESLRAARYAFMPYGFLVFLVMGICGMMAGWAGFVETSAVAHRLQPSILVGYGYTAIVVAWVARLKIWPMALAAFLLAGLRVGVEVLQLELRVPAAFGHILEGLVLLTVLAGQFFHHYRLWLNLPGEAGGKGGSHAH; via the coding sequence ATGCGCCTGATTCGCGTCGTTAAAAGGACCGAACCCCTGGGATGGGGTTCGGTCCTTGTTTTTTTCGCGGCCCTGGCCTTATCCCTGGCCCTGGCCTGCGCGGCCCTGGCCGTGCAGGGCGTGGCCCCTTTGCGGGCTCTGGGGCTGCTGTGGGAAGGCGGCTTCGGCAGCGTCTGGTCCCTGGAGGATTCCCTGCGCAAGGCCATTCCCATTTACCTGTGCGCCCTGGGAGTCTCCTTCACCTTCCGGATGCAGATCTGGAACATCGGGGCCGAGGGCCAGTTTGCTCTGGGAGCCATTGGCGCGGCCTGGGCCGTGCTGACTTTCCCTCATCTACCCGCCCCGGTGCTGCTGCCGTTGATGATGCTTTGCGCCGGAACGGCCGGAGCCTTGTGGGCCCTGATTCCGGCCTTTACCAAGGTCCGGCTGGGGGTCAACGAGATCATCTCCACCCTGATGCTGAACTACATCGGGATTCTTTTCCTGAATTATCTGGTCTACGGGCCCTGGAAAGACCCGGCGGGCCGAAACTTTCCCATGACCATGGAATACCCGTCCGCGGCCCAGATTGGGATGCTCGGCGGAACCCGGCTGCACTGGGGCTTGGTGCTCTGCGTGGTGCTCAGCGTTCTGGCCTGGCTGTTCCTGAACAAGACCCGGCTGGGCTATGAAATCCGGGCCAGCGGCGAGAGCCTGCGCGCGGCCCGCTACGCCTTCATGCCCTACGGGTTCCTGGTTTTTCTGGTCATGGGCATTTGCGGGATGATGGCCGGCTGGGCCGGGTTCGTGGAGACCTCGGCCGTGGCCCACCGCCTTCAGCCCAGCATCCTGGTGGGATATGGGTACACGGCCATCGTGGTGGCCTGGGTGGCCCGGCTGAAAATCTGGCCCATGGCTCTGGCTGCGTTCCTGCTGGCCGGGCTGCGGGTGGGCGTGGAGGTCTTGCAGTTGGAGCTGAGGGTTCCGGCGGCCTTTGGTCACATTTTGGAAGGCTTGGTACTGCTTACCGTGCTGGCCGGGCAGTTCTTTCACCATTACCGGTTGTGGCTGAACCTGCCCGGCGAGGCCGGCGGCAAGGGAGGGAGCCATGCCCATTGA
- a CDS encoding BMP family ABC transporter substrate-binding protein, whose product MTAVLVALALLMGSGVAAAKEIKAGFIYVSPVGDAGWSKAHDDGRKAIEALDGVETTFVESVSEGPDSERVLTQMARRGHNLIFATSFGFMDSVLKVAAQHPEVVFMHCSGYKQAENVGTYFGRMYQPRYLAGMVAGAMTESNILGYVAAFPIPEVIRGINAFTLGAQAVNPDVQVRVVWSSTWYDPALEKEAANSLLDVGADVIAMHQDSPGPQVAAEERGVYSVGYNTDMSAFAPKAHLTAPIWNWAEVYKAIVQQVQDGTWTSESIWWGLDRGLVDLAPFGPMVPQDVQDKVLAKKEEIRSGATDVFVGPVLDQQGEVRIAEGVRATDEEMLSMDWFVQGVVGSTR is encoded by the coding sequence ATGACGGCGGTTTTGGTGGCCCTGGCCCTGCTGATGGGGTCCGGCGTCGCGGCGGCCAAGGAGATCAAGGCTGGATTCATCTATGTTTCGCCGGTGGGCGACGCGGGCTGGTCCAAGGCCCATGACGACGGCCGGAAGGCCATCGAGGCCCTGGACGGCGTGGAGACGACGTTTGTGGAGTCCGTGTCCGAGGGTCCGGATTCGGAGCGGGTGCTGACGCAAATGGCCCGACGCGGGCACAACCTGATTTTCGCCACCAGCTTCGGGTTCATGGATTCCGTGCTCAAGGTCGCGGCCCAGCATCCGGAAGTGGTGTTCATGCACTGTTCCGGATACAAGCAGGCCGAGAACGTGGGCACCTACTTCGGGCGGATGTATCAGCCGCGTTATCTCGCCGGCATGGTGGCCGGGGCCATGACCGAGTCCAACATCCTGGGCTACGTGGCCGCGTTCCCCATTCCCGAGGTCATTCGTGGAATCAACGCCTTCACCCTGGGTGCTCAGGCCGTGAACCCGGACGTTCAGGTGCGCGTGGTCTGGAGCTCCACCTGGTATGATCCGGCTTTGGAAAAAGAGGCGGCCAACAGTCTTTTAGACGTGGGCGCGGATGTAATCGCCATGCACCAGGATTCTCCCGGTCCTCAGGTTGCGGCGGAAGAACGGGGTGTTTACTCCGTGGGTTACAACACGGACATGAGCGCTTTCGCGCCCAAGGCTCACCTGACCGCCCCGATCTGGAACTGGGCCGAAGTGTACAAGGCCATCGTCCAGCAGGTCCAGGACGGAACCTGGACCAGCGAGTCCATTTGGTGGGGATTGGATCGCGGCCTGGTGGACCTGGCGCCTTTCGGTCCCATGGTGCCCCAGGACGTTCAGGACAAGGTCCTGGCCAAGAAGGAAGAAATCCGCTCCGGGGCAACGGACGTTTTTGTCGGCCCGGTGCTGGACCAGCAGGGCGAGGTCCGGATTGCCGAAGGCGTCCGGGCCACGGACGAGGAAATGCTGTCCATGGATTGGTTCGTGCAGGGAGTCGTAGGGTCCACCCGATAA
- the gpt gene encoding xanthine phosphoribosyltransferase: MKDRYNKLYPISWDQLHRDSKALAWRLLDLGPWQGVVAITRGGLVPAAVIARELEIRVIDTVCVSSYAWQDQGQCSVLKRFQPLAQDVAAKTLIIDDLVDTGRTAKIVREMLPEAHFATVYAKPAGRPMVDTFITEVSQDTWILFPWDSEARFVEPLADQKGK; the protein is encoded by the coding sequence ATGAAAGACCGGTACAACAAACTCTATCCGATTTCCTGGGATCAACTGCATCGTGACTCCAAGGCCCTGGCCTGGAGGCTGCTGGATCTGGGACCGTGGCAAGGCGTCGTGGCCATCACCCGTGGCGGGCTCGTGCCGGCGGCGGTCATTGCCAGGGAACTGGAGATCCGGGTCATCGATACGGTCTGTGTTTCCAGCTACGCGTGGCAGGACCAGGGCCAGTGCTCCGTGCTGAAGCGTTTCCAGCCCCTGGCTCAGGACGTGGCGGCCAAGACCCTGATCATCGACGATCTGGTGGACACCGGGCGGACGGCCAAGATCGTTCGGGAGATGCTGCCCGAGGCCCATTTTGCAACGGTTTACGCCAAGCCGGCCGGGCGGCCCATGGTGGACACCTTCATCACCGAGGTCAGCCAGGATACCTGGATACTCTTTCCCTGGGATTCCGAAGCCCGGTTCGTGGAGCCCCTGGCGGATCAGAAGGGGAAATGA
- a CDS encoding PilZ domain-containing protein, giving the protein MDQEHRSSPRVDVEPDFSVLRMTDGRRVMAIVYDISRVGVLVDLSQNEGRHELASVGERIEFLAVPEYLRFALQGVDGRIVRRDGSCWGVEFTEPLALEQPEIDRLQEHLEIPVGPEWSKF; this is encoded by the coding sequence ATGGACCAGGAACATCGTAGCTCGCCTCGAGTGGACGTGGAGCCGGATTTCAGCGTTCTGCGCATGACTGATGGGCGACGGGTCATGGCTATTGTTTACGATATCAGCCGGGTCGGTGTACTGGTGGATCTTTCCCAGAATGAAGGGCGACACGAATTGGCATCCGTGGGCGAACGGATCGAATTTCTGGCTGTTCCGGAGTACTTGCGGTTCGCGCTTCAGGGCGTCGACGGACGGATCGTTCGTCGGGATGGTTCGTGTTGGGGCGTTGAGTTCACTGAGCCCCTGGCATTGGAGCAGCCGGAAATCGACCGCTTGCAAGAGCACCTTGAAATCCCGGTCGGTCCCGAGTGGAGCAAATTTTAG
- a CDS encoding type II toxin-antitoxin system RelE/ParE family toxin — MPWSVIFCEEFVKDFEAMPEGLRESIAAHTKFLRELGPVVGRPLVDTLKGSTFPNMKELRFDWESGVWRIAFAFDPQRKAVLLVGADKRGVNQKRFYKDLIQVADQRYQKHLVKLEGDHVKDP; from the coding sequence ATGCCCTGGTCGGTCATATTCTGTGAAGAGTTCGTTAAAGACTTCGAGGCTATGCCGGAAGGTTTACGGGAATCAATCGCCGCCCACACGAAGTTTCTTCGAGAGCTTGGGCCAGTTGTCGGGCGGCCCCTGGTGGATACGCTCAAGGGCTCAACCTTCCCGAACATGAAGGAGCTGCGTTTCGATTGGGAAAGTGGAGTTTGGCGAATTGCCTTTGCTTTCGATCCGCAACGCAAGGCCGTTCTGCTGGTAGGAGCCGACAAGCGCGGGGTGAACCAGAAGCGTTTTTACAAAGACCTCATCCAAGTGGCAGATCAGCGTTACCAGAAACACTTGGTCAAATTGGAGGGCGACCATGTCAAGGACCCTTGA
- a CDS encoding HD domain-containing phosphohydrolase, producing the protein MVVNEEPRASILIVDDEQSLLDICKEALTEAGFTVHVAHDGPSALRMLNHLPGLDIVISDLRMPAMSGLELLKKLKDGHSEADFLIMTGFGSIETAVESIRLGAADYLPKPFNISHLLLKVERILQIRRNREDRKKLSNIVRVQNLSQAMNTKLDMKSLTNEFLSQVQKNFNPDGVVLFLQDNGGLQSKAMRGSLLRNNPQLGTWVKLLGERVFRQQLPELILLNKKGPPQLSTEGPPPDTSITSIMAAAMPTRMKSVGSIVLLRNTDKPDFTREHSQLLNVFAAHTASAFENARLYGQLWDMNLEVIRSFAQAVEAKDVYTRGHSERVAIYATHLGNRLGLPKEDLHLLYTGGILHDIGKIGIPDVILNKPSKLTSEEFSVMQRHPELGRAILNQVSSFGTILPIIFYHHERVDGSGYPLGLQQEEIPFLARILSVVDSFEAMTSDRAYRKALPLNVVREILLEGAGQQWEDDLVKVWLEEVEKPDFKNLRQVNVTGHVEFQDAADA; encoded by the coding sequence ATGGTTGTAAATGAGGAACCCAGAGCGAGCATCCTGATTGTCGACGACGAACAAAGCCTGCTCGACATCTGCAAGGAAGCGTTGACTGAAGCCGGGTTCACCGTCCATGTCGCCCATGACGGACCATCCGCCCTGCGAATGCTGAACCATTTACCAGGGTTGGATATCGTCATCAGTGACCTGCGAATGCCGGCAATGAGCGGCCTTGAGCTTTTGAAAAAGCTCAAGGACGGCCACTCCGAGGCCGATTTTTTGATCATGACCGGCTTCGGGAGCATTGAAACGGCGGTGGAGAGCATCCGTCTCGGAGCAGCGGACTACCTGCCCAAGCCGTTCAACATCAGCCACCTGCTGCTCAAGGTTGAACGTATTCTGCAAATCCGGCGCAACCGTGAAGACCGCAAGAAACTGAGCAATATCGTTCGGGTTCAGAACCTCAGCCAGGCCATGAACACCAAGCTGGACATGAAGTCGTTGACCAACGAATTTTTGTCCCAGGTGCAAAAAAACTTCAATCCGGACGGGGTGGTGCTTTTTCTCCAGGACAACGGCGGGCTCCAATCCAAAGCTATGCGCGGAAGCCTGTTGCGCAACAACCCGCAACTCGGGACCTGGGTCAAGCTTCTCGGTGAGCGGGTGTTTCGCCAACAACTGCCGGAACTGATCCTCTTGAACAAAAAAGGGCCTCCCCAGTTGAGCACCGAAGGCCCCCCTCCGGACACCTCCATCACCTCCATCATGGCGGCGGCCATGCCGACGCGCATGAAGAGCGTCGGTTCCATCGTGCTGCTGCGAAACACCGACAAGCCGGACTTCACCCGCGAGCATTCCCAGCTGCTGAACGTCTTCGCCGCCCACACCGCCTCGGCCTTTGAAAACGCCCGGCTCTACGGACAGCTCTGGGACATGAACCTGGAGGTCATCCGCTCCTTTGCCCAGGCCGTGGAAGCCAAGGACGTTTATACGCGAGGCCATTCCGAACGGGTCGCCATCTACGCGACGCACCTCGGCAACCGACTGGGGTTGCCCAAGGAAGATCTTCACCTGTTGTACACCGGAGGAATTCTGCACGATATCGGCAAAATCGGGATTCCGGACGTCATTCTGAACAAACCCTCCAAACTGACCTCCGAAGAGTTCTCGGTGATGCAGCGTCATCCCGAACTGGGACGGGCAATTTTGAATCAGGTGAGCTCGTTCGGCACCATTCTGCCGATCATCTTCTACCACCATGAACGAGTGGACGGCTCAGGATACCCCCTGGGCCTGCAACAGGAAGAAATTCCCTTTCTGGCCCGCATCCTCAGCGTCGTGGACTCCTTTGAGGCCATGACCTCGGACCGGGCCTACCGCAAGGCCTTGCCTTTGAACGTGGTCCGGGAAATCCTGCTCGAAGGCGCTGGTCAACAATGGGAGGACGATCTGGTCAAGGTATGGCTGGAAGAAGTCGAAAAGCCGGACTTTAAGAACCTACGCCAGGTCAACGTCACCGGCCATGTGGAGTTCCAGGACGCCGCCGACGCATGA
- a CDS encoding protein-glutamate methylesterase/protein-glutamine glutaminase yields MIKVLVVDDSAFMRKALSTMLDGDPEIQVVGTARDGSEGLDKARQLQPDVITMDIEMPRMDGLTALRHIMMEMPRPVIMVSSLTTEGAEATLKAMELGAVDFIPKQLSRVSLDIVKIENDLRSKVKIVAKRKIRAPRAPRRIGMVAAPTVEKPSLEGVSKKGPQSRDVVAIGVSTGGPPAIQKVLSKLPANFPACILIAQHMPQAFTGPFAKRLDAVCQIKVKEAEAGDRVQAGVAFVAPGGQHLSIDQKVSRIDLLVSPEPKEALYKPSANVLIASVAQGVGKRGVGVILTGMGSDGLEGIRQLKQKNGYILAQDDASCVVYGMPKAIVDAGLADEVLDIDDIAQGIMNALYR; encoded by the coding sequence ATGATCAAAGTACTTGTCGTTGACGATTCCGCCTTCATGCGCAAGGCCCTGAGCACCATGCTGGACGGCGACCCGGAAATCCAGGTCGTGGGTACGGCCCGGGACGGATCCGAAGGGCTGGACAAGGCCCGCCAGCTCCAGCCGGACGTGATCACCATGGACATCGAAATGCCGCGCATGGACGGGCTGACCGCCCTGCGGCACATCATGATGGAAATGCCCCGGCCCGTGATCATGGTCAGCTCCCTGACCACCGAAGGCGCCGAAGCGACCCTGAAGGCCATGGAACTCGGGGCCGTGGACTTCATTCCCAAGCAGCTCTCCCGGGTCTCCCTGGACATCGTCAAAATCGAGAACGACTTGCGCTCCAAGGTCAAAATCGTGGCCAAGCGCAAAATCCGAGCCCCTCGCGCGCCGCGCAGGATCGGGATGGTCGCCGCGCCGACGGTGGAAAAGCCTTCCCTGGAGGGCGTGTCCAAAAAGGGCCCGCAGTCCCGGGACGTCGTGGCCATCGGCGTGTCCACCGGCGGCCCGCCGGCCATTCAAAAGGTCCTGTCCAAACTTCCGGCGAATTTCCCGGCCTGCATCCTCATCGCCCAGCACATGCCCCAGGCTTTCACCGGTCCTTTCGCCAAGCGCTTGGACGCCGTCTGCCAAATCAAGGTCAAGGAAGCCGAAGCCGGAGATCGGGTCCAGGCAGGCGTGGCCTTTGTCGCCCCAGGGGGGCAGCACCTGTCCATCGATCAGAAAGTAAGCCGGATCGACCTGCTGGTCAGCCCCGAGCCCAAGGAAGCCCTGTACAAACCCTCGGCCAACGTGCTCATCGCCTCCGTGGCCCAGGGCGTGGGCAAGCGCGGGGTCGGCGTGATCCTCACCGGCATGGGCAGCGACGGTCTGGAAGGCATCAGGCAGCTCAAGCAAAAAAACGGCTATATTCTGGCCCAGGACGACGCCAGCTGCGTGGTGTACGGCATGCCCAAGGCCATCGTGGACGCCGGTTTGGCGGATGAAGTCCTGGATATCGACGACATCGCCCAGGGCATCATGAACGCCTTGTATCGGTGA
- a CDS encoding manganese-dependent inorganic pyrophosphatase yields MAVYVVGHKSPDSDSVCAAIALADLKSKLGVEAKPAAQGELNPETKFVLNKFGVGAPEIVTDAEGKQIFLVDHSDLAQSLDNLGKAEILGVVDHHKLGDVTTPNPIEAWIWPVGCTCTVIKAMYDFHGVEIPKSIAGIMLCAIVSDTVIFKSATCTPKDVEVADALAKIAGVADTKALGLEMFKVKSAVEGTPIRELVFRDYKDFSMSGTKVGIGQLEVVDLSLLDGVKDALYEDIQKVKAEKGNHSVFLLLTDIMKEGSEMLIASDDPSVVQKAFGKAPEGHKVWLDGVMSRKKQVVPNFEKAFAG; encoded by the coding sequence ATGGCTGTTTATGTTGTAGGACACAAGAGTCCCGATAGCGACTCGGTTTGCGCGGCGATCGCCTTGGCGGACCTGAAGAGCAAGCTCGGCGTGGAAGCCAAGCCGGCCGCCCAGGGCGAACTCAATCCGGAAACCAAGTTCGTGCTGAACAAGTTCGGCGTCGGTGCTCCGGAAATCGTCACGGACGCCGAAGGCAAGCAGATCTTCCTGGTCGACCACTCCGACCTCGCCCAAAGCCTGGACAACCTGGGCAAGGCTGAAATCCTGGGCGTCGTGGACCACCACAAGCTGGGCGACGTCACCACCCCCAACCCCATCGAAGCCTGGATCTGGCCGGTAGGCTGCACCTGTACCGTGATCAAAGCCATGTACGACTTCCACGGCGTGGAAATTCCCAAGAGCATCGCCGGAATCATGCTCTGCGCCATTGTCAGCGACACGGTCATCTTCAAGTCCGCCACCTGCACCCCCAAGGACGTCGAAGTCGCGGACGCCCTGGCCAAGATCGCCGGCGTGGCCGACACCAAGGCCCTGGGCCTGGAGATGTTCAAGGTCAAGTCCGCGGTTGAAGGCACCCCGATCCGGGAGTTGGTCTTCCGGGACTACAAGGACTTCAGCATGAGCGGCACCAAAGTCGGCATCGGCCAGTTGGAGGTCGTGGACCTGTCCCTGCTGGACGGCGTCAAGGACGCCCTGTACGAGGACATCCAGAAGGTCAAGGCCGAGAAGGGCAACCACAGCGTCTTCCTGCTGCTCACCGACATCATGAAGGAAGGCTCGGAAATGCTCATCGCCTCCGATGATCCTTCCGTTGTCCAGAAAGCCTTCGGCAAGGCCCCCGAAGGCCACAAGGTCTGGCTGGACGGCGTGATGAGCCGTAAGAAACAGGTCGTGCCGAATTTCGAAAAAGCCTTTGCCGGCTGA
- a CDS encoding ComEA family DNA-binding protein produces the protein MQRVFKGILGVWLVAMVLCLALNSSAVEAQTKVNINEAPIELLQTLPGIGPALAQRIIEYREQTPFEAVEDIKKVSGIGDATFEKMKDYLTVE, from the coding sequence ATGCAACGTGTTTTCAAAGGCATTCTCGGTGTTTGGCTCGTCGCCATGGTGCTGTGCCTGGCTCTCAACTCTTCCGCGGTCGAGGCCCAGACCAAGGTCAACATCAATGAAGCTCCCATCGAGTTGTTGCAGACATTGCCGGGGATCGGACCCGCTTTGGCGCAGCGCATCATTGAATATCGCGAGCAGACCCCTTTTGAAGCCGTCGAAGACATCAAGAAGGTGAGCGGGATAGGGGATGCGACTTTTGAGAAGATGAAGGATTATCTCACGGTGGAATGA
- a CDS encoding heavy-metal-associated domain-containing protein, with protein sequence MTTIKVTGMSCQHCVNAVTKALNGIEGIQDVQVFLDKGEAQFTEAKPVSRDVIREALQKAGHDLG encoded by the coding sequence ATGACGACGATCAAGGTGACGGGCATGTCTTGCCAGCACTGCGTGAACGCGGTGACCAAGGCGCTGAACGGTATCGAGGGGATTCAGGATGTCCAGGTTTTTCTGGACAAGGGCGAGGCCCAATTTACGGAAGCCAAGCCGGTCTCCAGGGATGTCATCCGGGAGGCGTTGCAGAAGGCCGGGCACGACCTGGGATAG